A stretch of the Candidatus Methylopumilus planktonicus genome encodes the following:
- the rpmG gene encoding 50S ribosomal protein L33, with translation MREKIKLESSAGTGHFYTTTKNKRTMPDKMEIKKFDPVVRKHVIYKEAKIK, from the coding sequence ATGCGTGAAAAAATCAAATTAGAGTCTAGTGCTGGTACTGGACATTTCTATACCACAACAAAAAATAAACGAACCATGCCTGACAAGATGGAAATCAAAAAATTTGATCCTGTCGTTAGAAAACATGTAATTTATAAAGAAGCAAAAATTAAATAA